From uncultured Methanobrevibacter sp.:
TAATAACATTTGGAAGATATGCAACAGCCATAGTATACCTTGAAAAAATTAAAACATCAGTATCCTTATTGTAATAAAACATATGAACTGACCTAACTGCATCCAAACCAAAATATATTGTGGCCTTTAAATGATTTATCTTACCTGTTTTTAGAAGTGCCTGTTTTGATTTTCTGCCAAATTTATTGTCACTGCATGGATGAGAACGTATAGTGACATCACGACCTTGATTTTTATATACTTCTGCAAGTAAATTAACCTGGGTGTCTTTTCCACACCCATCAAGTCCGTCAATAACAATAAATTTTTTCATATAACCACTTTCAGTTATTATATCCTGCTAATCAATTGGGTAAAATTCAGTGTATATTGAATTTCTTTCAATAGGATTTCTTCCTAAATCTTCAACCATCCTACTTAAAGTTTCAATTGAAGCATTAACACCATCTGGGGCTCCTGATGCTTCAGACAATTCATCGCCACCTAATGTTCCACCTAAATCATTTGCGCCTGCAGTCAATACAACCTGTGCAAATCTGAATCCCATTTTTACCCAGGATACCTGTAGATTAGGAATTAAATCTCTAAGCATTAACCTTGAAACAGCATATAACTTCAAATCCTGTG
This genomic window contains:
- a CDS encoding thymidylate kinase, with the translated sequence MKKFIVIDGLDGCGKDTQVNLLAEVYKNQGRDVTIRSHPCSDNKFGRKSKQALLKTGKINHLKATIYFGLDAVRSVHMFYYNKDTDVLIFSRYTMAVAYLPNVINVIVYKIVSIILPKSDCMFFLDVTPEESLRRIKSRNEEEEMFENIDALREARSKTGKVTYEWNVIPADDPADIVSSKIVAKCLESEN